GGTCGGGACCTTGGAGCCAGCGGCATCTTCGTATGCAAAGGCAAGAATCATACCCTGGTTGAAGAGCTTCTGGAATGGTTCGTCGGTAGAGACGAGGCCGAGATCGAACAAAACCTTGTGCCAGAAACGGCTGTAGAGCAAGTGAAGCACGGCGTGTTCGGCACCACCCACATAGAGGTCAACCGGCATCCAGTACTTTTCAAGTTCCTTTGCCACAAATGCGTCGCCGTTGCAAGCGTCGATGTAGCGGAGGTAATACCAGCAAGAACCAGCCCACTGCGGCATGGTGTTCGTTTCGCGGATACCCTTGCGGCCATTCTTATCGACGACCTGGAGCCATTCGGTGGCGTTTGCGAGCGGGGACTGTCCGCCGTCACCCGGCTTGTAATCCTTGAGTTCCGGCAAGAGCACCGGCAGTTCGGAATCATCGACGGTAGAGATTTCGCCGTCTTCCCAGTGGATAATCGGGAACGGTTCGCCCCAGTAGCGCTGACGGCTGAAGAGCCAGTCACGGAGCTTGTAGTTCACGGTAGCCTTACCGATCTTGTTGGCTTCGAGCCATTCGATGACCTTGGCGATACCCTGCTTCTTGTTGAGGCCGTTCAGGCAAAGCGTGTCGTTCTGGCTGTTGATGTAGGTGCCGTCGGCAGCCCAGCAGGCTTCCCCCTTGAGCACGAGAGGCTTAACATCTTCGGGGCAGCTTGCATCCGGTTCCATGATGCAGATGACCGGCAAGTTGAACTTCTTTGCAAAGTCAAAGTCGCGAGTATCGTGAGCCGGCACGGCCATGATGGCACCGGTGCCATAGCCCGTCAAAACGTAGTCGGCAACCCACACCGGAATCTTCGTGCCGGTGAGCGGGTTCACAGCGTAAGAACCAGTAAACACGCCGGTCTTTTCCTTGGCGAGTTCAGTACGGTCGAGGTCGCTCTTCAAGGCGGCGGCGTGCACGTATTCTTCCACGGCGGCCTTCTGTTCGGCAGTCGTGAGTTCCGGCACCATAGCGTGTTCCGGAGCAACGACCATGTAGGTTGCACCGAACAGCGTATCGCAACGGGTCGTATAAACGCGGAGCTTCTTTTCGGTCGGCTTGCCGTTAGCGTCGGCAATGGCAAAGTCCACTTCGGCACCAAAGCTCTTGCCGATCCAGTTCTTCTGCATGTCCTTCACGCCCTGCGGCCAGTCGAGCTTGTCAAGGCCCTTCAGCAGGCGGTCGCCATACAGCGGAATACGCATGAGCCACTGCTTGAGGTTACGGCGTTCGACTTCCTTGGTGCCGCACTTTTCGTGGCTACCGTCGTTCAAGACTTCTTCGTTCGCGCAAACAATCTTGCAGTGCTTGCACCACCACACCTGAGCATCGGCGTAATAAGCGAGGCGCTTGCCGTCGCGGTACTTGCGAACCTCGTCCTTACCCTTGGCTTCGACATCGGCCGGAATCGGGAGTTCTTCAATCGGGCGGCCCTTCTGCTGGTCTTCATCGAACCAGGTGCCATAAAGGCGCTTGAAAATCCACTGCGTCCACTTGTAATACTTCGGGTCAGTGGTGTTGACTTCCTTGTTCCAGTCGTAAGAGAGACCGAGGCGCTTGATCTGGCGGCGGAAATTGTCGCAGTTCTTCTTGGTCGTAATGGCCGGGTGCGTACCGGTCTGGATGGCGTACTGTTCAGCAGGGAGGCCGAATGCGTCCCAACCCATCGGGTGGAGCACATTGAAACCACGGCTGCGCTTGTAGCGGCAAATGATATCCGTTGCAGTGTAACCTTCCGGGTGACCTACATGGAGGCCAGCACCACTCGGGTACGGGAACATATCCAAGCAATAATACTTCGGCTTGGACTTATCTTCGCCAGTCTTAAACGTCTGATGTTCTTCCCAGTAGGCTTGCCACTTGGTTTCGATTTCTTGCGGATTATACTTTGCCATTATTTATTCCTCTAACGCCGCGACGGAACCGCCACGACCTCATTAAATTTTCGAGGCAAAAGATAGAAACTTAAAAAGCCCCGCATTGCGGGACCAGTAGCAAAAGAGCGTTACAAAAACATCAATCCGATACTATCGATTCTGGATTCTGTTCACCTAAATTATTCCATTTGCCGCTAGAACATTTAAAATACATGTCCCTGTAAGCATGGTAAGGCTCATAATGGTATTTCGCTATTTTTCCTTCATTTGCAGCATCACATTTTTCTTCAATCCATCCATTATCGGTATAAGTAAAAACCACAATATTAGCCGTTTTCAATCTGTTGAAACGCGGATCTCCGCCAGCACTTAATCGCAAACCGCCACACCAATAATCCGTTTGTTCGTCATCATAAGAAGCAAGGCTGACGCTATTACGGTTTTCTCTGCACTGAGCTTGAACGGCTGCAGCCAAAGGAGCAGCGTGGTCCAAATCGATCCAAGTTCCTTGTTCGCACTTGAAATAGTAATAATCTCGATAATAGACGGCTGAATCCGTAAGCTGAACAAACATAGAATCAATAGCGCCTTCACGTTCCGAACCGCATGTCGGAAAAACTCTCAACGCTCTTTGATACCGAGATTTTTCCCAAGTTCCCTGTTTGCACTCATAATAAGTCCAATATAAAGCTAGCACAGAATCCACAGCACCTTCGTTATCGGCCCTACATTCAGAAAAATCTTCCACTCGACGAATAAACGTACTTGCCGAACTTAAAATTTCAGAACTACTCGAAGCAACTTCGCTAGAAGACTCTGGACTTGAAACAGCCTCGCTGCTAGAAGATACTGGACCTGAGCCTGTTTCACTACTAGAAGCCACGCTACTCGAAGATTCTACAGCCGACGATTCAGTCGCTGCGGGAATCGGGTTATTCACGGCATCGTCACCGCACGCCGTAAAAGACAAAACTGAAATAGATGCTAGCATCGCTAGCACCGAAGCATGATTCCTTTTGAACATAAAAATTCCCTATACGTTCCAAAATTTTATCCAAATAATATAAACTTATTTTATCAAAAGACTCTTTATCCAATAAATGTAAGCAAAAAAGAATTTCATTTTTTACAGAGCCTTTTTCTCTGGATAAATAAAGGAGATTCTCACATTAGAATTATCCTTGCATCCAACCACACGGCTTAACCTATATCGATGAGCAGGAATCGTATCCCGAACGCTTTGGGGGTCTTCAGATTTGCTACACACTGTGTTATGGAGTAGTTCGTCAGCAATTTCTTCATCTGTAGTTTCCAAAGTCCAAGTTCCATCTTCCCGATAACGATAATAATTCTGAGGCAAGCAATAACTATACTGAAAACCGATATCACTATTATGCTCTAACTTTTGCGCCAAGAGAACATCCTTATCCCAGCAATGTTCAAGCAAGCCAGCAGCACGATCATTTACAGAAGCTTCTTTAGGCAAATCCAGAACATCGTACTCCTCGTCAGTCAAGCCCTTTTTCCGAGGATCCGTATATTGTTGCGGAATAAGTTTTGTGGTTTTCCATTTACCTTCATCACAATAATAGAACGCACCATCAGATTCTTTAAAACGTTGTCCATAATACGCGTCTTCACGAATCGGGCATGCGCCCAATTTAGGGTCAAAATTACTTTCATGCCAATAGCCATCCTCAAATAGATAATACCGTCTTTCGCCTTGAGATTCAAACGAGCAAGTATCTCCTTCAACAGTTTTACTAGTCGTGCAGTTATAAACAACTTCATCTACGAGTTCCCACACAACACCTTCGTCATACGCCCCTCCTAAATCAGAATGCACAACATGTAAGCATTGATAGTATGCCGTATATCCGTTTGAATATGTAATTTTCCCAGTATCCCATTCATTTTCAGCATTGCATTCTTTGGCGGGAGCCTTCAAGCAATCGCTTTCATTCCAGGTTCCGTTTCCCACATATTCATAGCATTTTCCCCAACGGTCGCCACAACAGTAAAAGCCGCCCTCCGAAATATGCACATTACAAAGACTCCCTACAGATACACCCGCAGTATCGCAAGCGACAACAGGCTCCGCCTCATACCAGTTGCCCTTTTCGCACTTATAATAACTAATTGAAAAGCCGTATTTAGCGCCACCGTTCCATAATGAATCGACAGCGCCCTCATTGAGCGCATCACACTTTGGAAGTTGCGTAGTTACAACGATTTTTTCCAAGTTCGAAATTTCAGAACTACTCGAAGCAACTTCGCTAGAAGATACAGGATTTGAAATGACTTCACTACTTGAAGATTCAGCCGCCGAAGATTCGGTCGCCACAGGCGTCGGGTTACTCACCGCATCATCGCTGCACGCCGTAAAAAACAAAAAAGATGCCAGCATCGCTAGCACGGAGACATGATTCCTTTTGAACATAAAAACAACTCCCATTATGTTCCAAAAATTTATCCGTAAAATACAAACTCACAAATTCAAAAACCATTTTTACAAAAAAATGTAAGAAAAAAAGAAGCCCCAGAAGGCGGCCACCCTTCCAGAGCTAAAATTACAAGTCTACGCTATTAGTTTTTAGTTTTCGCCATTTCGCATTTCAGTCTGCTCACGGTCCATGGTGTAGGTCAGGTATTCTCTAAAGTCACGATCGATTTCCACTTCTGGATCGTCGTTATAATGACCAGAGAGAATATCAATAAGTTCTCGATTGTCTGCCCAGCCAAGCACACCGACAGCGTCAAACGTCATGGACTTATCGCCCGGAGCTTTGGCTATATATTCAATCTTGGACTTTTCGACCCAGCCCTGCCCACAGCTTCCTTTAACGAGAACTTCCGTGTCAGCTTCCCTGACAATCGTAAGAGCATCATTAAAGCCTGCCGTGCACACGACCTTGCCACCACCTTTATCTGATGTAACATTGATATCACCTAGCTTAGACTTTACTTGTCTCGCCGCAAAAGAAGACGAGACCAGAACAGACAAAGCAAGGAACATCATCAACTTTGCGGTTTTCATGATTGACCTCCTTATTGTATTAGGGTGGGACATCCACCCACTTTTCAAATTACAAAGTAAAGTTTACAGAAACCAGAAAATGCATGGTTTAAGTTAGAATAGAGACATTTTTTCCCGTTTTTATTTTCCATGCTAAGCAACTGGCTCCCGCGCCCATTCTGTAAACTTTCTTTTTCTATTTATTTAACCCTTATTAAAATATTTTTAAGTCGTTGAACCTCCACGATTTGTTATTATTCCGTCATGCTTTTAAAAAAATCTTGCTTACTCGCGTCCATGGTTTTAGCGCTCGCCACGAGTGCTTTTGCTCAAAGTTCCGATGATGACGAATGGGTTTCTGTCGATTCACCGAGACCCGCTTCCGAAAGTGAAAAATCAGGTTCTTACGACGGAACAAACGACAGCGAATTCGCAAATGACGAAGAATACGCAAGCGCATACGCAAGATACAAGACGCAGACAACATCGCGTTCCGAAATCAGCAAGCAGCGCAGCGAAGGGTTCTCGCAGTCCGTGTTCCTTGGAGCTCGTTTGCAAGGCGGCTTCAACACGTTCCTCGGTTCAAAATCCGATGGCTGGGGCGCAGGCTGGAACGTCGGTGGCGGTCTCATCATCAAGATTTCGATGTTCACAAAGAACTTCAGCATTGTGCCGGAACTCACGTTCAACTATCGCCAGTACAATTACGAAAAAGACATGAATGATCTTTACACAAACAAGGCAAGGATCAACATCATGTTGTTTGAACTTCCGATCATGTTCCGCTACACGTTCGACCAGTACGACTTCTTTGCAGCTGCCGGTTTGCACCTCGGTCTCAAGCTGATGGGTAGCGCCGAATACGGTTCCGAACCGAAAGCTGGCGTCATCGCCGATAAAGAGAACAGCGGTATGAAATCCACCACCGAAATCGCAACCACGAACATGGAAGTGGGCTTTGCTATCGAAGGCGGCTACATGCTGACGAGAAACGTTCATTTGAACCTCCGCATTGTCCAGAGCTTCACGAACCTCCTGAACCACGGCTTGACCGTGAAGCAGCCGTTTGACGAAGCCACGCTTCTCACGTTCTACACCAACGTCGGTATAGCATTCCTGTTCTAGTCGGTTAGTTATTAGTCATTGGTCATTAGTCAATAGTTTTTAATTGCAACAAAAGGAAGCGCCAAACGCTTCCTTTTGTTTTTACGCATTTGTCTGTAGGGAACCAACACACTCGTCATGTTGAGCCCGCAGGGCGATATACGATACTTGGGACTTTAGTCCCTTAGTAGAGTTAAGCTCTTTGGGCTAACATCCAGTTAAGTTTTATGACTGACGAGATGCGCCGCCGAATGGCGAGACGCGCGCCTTACCTTCTGCGGATTCTCGGGATTTCCTTCTGGATGAGGAGTTTCTCGATCGGGGCAAATTCTTCGTGCGGCTTGATAGCTTCCTTGTAGAGCACGTCGGCGAGCGTCGGGTTGTGCGCTAGGAACGCAATCAGAATCGCGTTGCGCAAGAAGAATTCATCCATCGCAGCGACTTCGTACTTCTCGTAGAAATTCGCGACATATTCCGCAGCGAGCCTGTAATTCTTGGCACGGGCAGCTTCCATGATGTTAAACTCATCCACGAACGATTCCGGCAGCGCACCCGCATTCACAAGATTGCGAACTTTAACATAAACCTTGTTCGTGTCGCGAGCTTCCATTGGAATGCCACGCATCCATTCCACATATTCTTCGCGGAACTTTTTCCAATCCGGGGAAGTTTCATCCACCTTAAATTTCGGGCGAACGAGGCTATCCACCGCCGTTGCTGAATCAGAGACATTTTCCGAGACTGCCGCAGAATCAGCGCCCTTTTCAGAGTCATCCGCATTGGAATCGAGCATCGCCGAGATGCCTTCAAAAACTTTCTTGCGCTTTTTCACTTCTTTGATATATGCCAATAGCGCACGTTCACGGTACTTGTCCGTACCCGCCTTGAGCATGGACTGCACCTTTATCGGGCGGCGCAATGCATAATCCGCCGAGTCCAAATATTCCGGCCAACAAATTTCGCAGCTGTCGAACACCTGCACAATGCGCGCATTCGAATGTACAAAGCGAGCCTCTTCCGCCTTGTTGTCAACAATCGGGATAAACGTGCTGTTCGGTTCCACACCATCCAAGAGCGATGTAATCATCTTCGACGTAAAGAGGAAATTCTGTTCGCCAAAGAAATCCGGTTCGCGGTGGATGCGCTTGAATTCCTTCACGAGCGTTGAATCCGTGCTAAAGCGGCCAATGGCACGCTGCATCACCGGTTCGTCACTAGCGACAATGATAATGTCCGGCTCCTCAGGAGCCTTGTACAAACTCACGTACGGAAACGCCACATCGAGCGCCTTCAAAATGTTGAGGAACAGCAAGTCGTTAAATTCGTATGTTTGAATCCACTGCACCCAAAGTCCGCCCGGCTTCATGTAGCGGCGCATCTTGGTGTAAAATTCATGGCTGAACAAGCTCGCAACACCGCTCACCCACGGGTTACTCGGCACGCTAATCATCAAGTCATACTTGCGGCGGTTCGTGAGGAAGAACGTCTGCGCGTCATCAATGAAAATGTGGATGCGCGGGTCATCGTAGCCGCGAGCGTTCCACGGATAAAATCCGCGAGCGAGGTTCATCATTTCTTCTTCGATTTCCACGCAGTCAAAATCGCGCACCAGCGGATCCGAGAGCAAATAATGTGCGCCCATGCCACTGCCAAACCCAACCATCGCCGCATCGTAAGGCTTGTCCTTCATCGCCATCGGCATAAATGCAGTCGCCGCCTGCGTAAGCTCATCGCCTTCAATCGGGCGTTCACGATTCTTGCTCATGCTCGCATCAGCCTTGCCGTTCGTCTTTACGTAATAATGCACGTCGGATTCGTGGAAGCTAATCGTCGCCGTCTTACCGTCACGCACCACAATCTTTTCGTCCGGATGCAAATTCTTGTAAGCGCGGAAGGCGCCTGACGTAATCATGTGCGGATCAAAATTCACAAAGAACGAAGGCAAAATCATCACCGCCGTCATCACGTAAAAGAGCACGCTATAGCGAAACTTTTTGCGATAAATGACGAGCAAGATAAAGCCAATCATAAAGTCGAGTACAGCCGCGAGCACAAGCGACCCCTTGAGTTGCATCAGCGGCAACAGCAAAAGTCCACCGCCTGCCGAACCGAGAATTGAGCCCACCGTATTCCAGCCGTACACCTTTCCAATCGGGGCTTCACTCTTGAACGCACGCGTGAGAATCAACGTAATGAGCGGGAGCGTCATGCCAGCAAAGAAGCTCGTCGGCACCATCCACAAAATCGAAAGTGCGTACTTGAAAATGCTCCAGCAAACATAACCGTCGTTCGTCGTATTGAAAATCTGGTTTGCGACATTCATGCCTTCCCAGAACGGCTTGTAAAAATACAGAGTGCAAAGCGCAAAGAATCCCATGAAAATCTGCGCGAGCGAAAGCACCACGAGCGAGTCCTTCTTCAACAGCTTTCCGCTCACGGCACTGCCTATCGCAAGCCCCAGAATAAACGCCGAAAGCATCTGGTCAAAGCTATGACTCGAAGAACCCATCAACAGCGAGAGCAAACGAATCCAGACGATTTCATAGACAAACGAAGTAAGACCCGTAATACCCGCAATCCAGAACCACATGTTATTCGGCGGCATGGCGAGCTTATGTTCCGCCACATAATCTTCGTTAAGAGGTTCCGCGCGCATTTCGCGAACTCCCGCCGCATCCCCGCCAGCAGTCGCCAGCGACCCAGCACCTTCTTCTTCAAGTTCTTCCTCGTACGTCGAAGGCGTCGTATAGCCGATAAAGCAGAACACCGCCGCCAATAAGAAGTTAATCGAAGCCGCGACGCAAAGCGTGATGTGGTTTCCGAGTTCCGGAATCAAGATGTAGCTTGTGAACAAAATACCAATGGCACTACCGAGACTGTTTGTAAAGTAAAGCATCGGGAGCGAGACTTCGGCACCGCTCTTACGCATGAGACCTGCCGCGATGAACGGGAACGTCATACCCACAGCAATCGCAATCGGGAGCGTCGAACCCGTCGCAAGCACTACCTTCAAAATTTCCGCACCGCGCGAACTCAACCCCGCGACAAAATTCGAATCGTAAAAGTAATCCGTGAGCCAAATGTACATCGGGTGGTAAATGATGCCGCCAATGCCAATTGCAAGTTCCACCGCCGCATACCCAAGCAGCGGTCGCTTCACGCGCTCCACAAGCTTACCCGCGACAAAACTACCGATCGCAAGCCCGCCCATGTAAATGCAGAGCGTAAGCACCTGACCATAGCTCGAATGTCCGAGGAAAAGTTTAAGGTACCTGGCCCACGACCCCTCGTAAATGAGACCCGCAAAACCAGAGAGAGCAAAAAGCGCGTAAATAACGATATTCATGAGTGCAAATCTATACTAATTAAGTAGTTATAAATCACCCGCATCGCTTTTTCATTGTAACTTTTTAAAGACTTTTCTTTTAGATAAAAAGCACCCGCAGCCGTCATTGAAATCATTCAACCGATTAACCTACATACCATTTCAATAGGAATATGTAATTTTGGGTATTATGGGTTCATAGCTCGTGACAACACGCCGAGCATTTTCTATTTTTATGCATAAAAACAAATATACGCATAAATTCGAATTTTAAACACGGAAATCAAAATGACTCTTCGCGAAGCGTTTGAATCAAAGATGATGCTGCTCGATGGCGGCATGGGCTCTGTTATCCAGACTTACGGGATTAAGGGCGCCAACAACGATATGCTCTCCATCGAAAAGCCCGACATCATTCTCGACATCCAGCGTCGTTACGTGGATGCAGGCGTGGATTGCCTCACCACGAACACGTTCTCGAGCCAGCGCGTGAGCCAGCATGAATACCACCAGGAACATCGCATCGCCGAGATGAACCGCGCTTCCGTGAAAATCGCAAAGCAGGCCGCCGAAGAAGGCTTCAAGAAGTATGGCCGCAAGGTCTATATTCTGGGCGACGTCGGCCCGACGAGCAAGATGCTCTCCATGAGCGAAGACGTGAACGACCCGGCAAGCCGCGCCATCACATTTGACGAACTCGAAGATGCGTATTTGGAACAAATTTCCGTACTCATGGAAGAAGGCGTTGACGCCATCCTCATTGAAACGATTTTCGATACGCTGAATGCAAAGGCCGCCCTCAGCGCTTACAGCAAGGCAAATGATGCACGCATTGAAGCCGCCAAGGCTGCAGGCACTCCCGAAGCAGAAATTAAGCCGATTGAAGTTATGCTCTCGATGACCGTGAGCGACGCCTCCGGCCGTACGCTTTCGGGCCAGACCGTCGAAGCTTTTGCCGTGAGCGTGATGCACATGCACCCGCTTTCCATCGGCTTAAACTGCGGTCTCGGTGCAGACGGCATGGTGCCGTACCTCCGCCGCATGGGCGCTATCGCTCCGTGCTACCTCAGCTGCCACCCGAACGCAGGGCTTCCAAACCAGTTCGGCGGTTACGACGACACGCCCGAAGACATGGTGCGCCTGATGCGCGTTTATCTGGACGACAAGCTCGTGAACATGATTGGTGGTTGCTGCGGTACGACTCCAGAACACATCGCCGCGATGCGCAAAATGCTGGACGAACTCCCGGCCGACTACAAGCGCCGTGAACCCGCACCCAAGTACGTCACTTGCCCGCGCCTCCGCCTTGCGGGGCTCGAACCGTTGTTCAGAGAACAGGTTCGCCCGAGCAACGGCGCCGACAGCTGCAATGCCGATGATTTCGTAAAGGTCGGCGAACGTTGCAACGTCGCGGGCTCCAAGAAGTTCCTGCGTCTCATCAACGAGAAGAATTACGAAGAAGCGCTCGACATTGCCCGTAAGCAAGTCGATGACGGCGCCGACGTCATTGACGTCAACATGGACGACGGTCTCCTCGATGCCACCGCCGAAATGCGCACATTCTTGAACTTGATTGCATCCGACCCTGCTGTAAGCCGCGTGCCTATCATGGTCGATAGCTCCCGCTTCGAAGTTATCGAAGAAGGCCTCAAGTGCATTCAGGGCAAGAGCATCGTGAACTCCATCTCCTTGAAGATGGGCGAAAAGGCGTTTATCGAACATGCGCTCACCGTGAAGCGCCTCGGCGCCGCCGTAATCGTGATGCTCTTCGACGAAGAAGGTCAGGCCACGAACTACGAGCGCCGCGTACAAATTGCATCCCGTGCTTACGATATCATGGTGAAGCAACTTCACTTTGATCCGTCCGATATCATTTACGACCCGAACGTTTTGACAGTCGCTACCGGCATGGCAGAACACAACGCCTATGCCATTGACTTTATCCGCGCCGTCCGCTGGATTATGGACAACCTCCCCGGCGTCCGTATCTCGGGTGGTCTTTCGAACCTTTCGTTCGCATTCCGCGGCAACAACTACTTGCGCGAAGCAATGCACACCACGTTCTTGCATTACGCCATCCCGAACGGCATGGGCATGGCCATCATGAACCCGAGCGCCATTATCAAGTACAAGACAATTCCGCTTGAACTCCGCATGGCAATTACCGAAGTTATCTTCAACACGGAACCGGAAGCCAGCGAAGAACTCATCGAAATTGCAAGCCGCATGAATGCTGCCGCCGCAGCTGCAAAAGAAGCAGGCACCAAATACGATCCAAAGGCGATTTTTGCCGTAAGCACAGGCGCAAGCAGCTCTTCTGACGAAGGCAACGCTACCGCTGACGCCAAGCCCACCACGCCCGAAGAACGTTTGCAAGAAGCTCTCCTCAAGGGAACTTCTACAACGCTCCAGCCAGACTTAATGGAACTCATCAACCGTGGCGATAGCCCGGTCGGCATTATTTCTGGTCCGCTCATGGATGGCATGAACGAAGTCGGCCGCCGATTCGGTGAAGGCAAGATGTTCCTCCCGCAAGTCGTGAAGACCGCACGTACGATGAAAAAAGCTGTAGAAATTTTGCAGCCTTACATCGAAGCAGGCAAAAATGCAAACGCATCGAGCCGCGGTAAAATCGTCATCGCCACCGTCAAGGGCGACGTGCACGATATCGGCAAGAACATCGTTTCTGTGATTATGGCTTGTAACGGCTATGACATGGTGGACCTCGGCGTGATGGTTCCCGAAGATGTGATTGTCAAGGCCGCGATTGAAAACAAAGCAGATATCTTGAGCCTTTCCGGTCTCATTACGCCGTCTCTTGAAGAAATGTGTACGGTCGCAAAGGCTATGCAAGCCGCCGGTCAGCGCATCCCAATTATCGTCGGTGGTGCCACCACCTCGCCCACGCATACTGCCGTGAAAATCGCTCCGTGCTATGACGGTCCTGTTTTCCACGTGCGCGACGCCGCTAGCAATCCGGGCCTCGCCCAGAAATTGCTCGACCCCGCCACCCGCGAACAAACGATTCAAGAAAACCGCGAAGAGCAGCAGCGCATCCGCGACAAGCAAAACGGCATCAAGACCGAAGCCGCAAACGCCATGGCCGCAGCCGCCTCCACGCCGGAAGAACGCCGTTTCCAATACGACTGGAGCAAATACCAGCCGGTACAGCCGCCGTTCATGGGCGAAAGCAAGCTCCCGCCGATTCCTATCGAAAAGATTATCCCGCTCATCAGCTGGGAATACTTCTTCTTCACTTGGAAAATCAAGCCGGACGAAGAAGAAGCCAAGAAGCTCAAGGCCGACGCCGAAGCGCTCATCAAGTCGCTCACAAAGCCCGAATACGCGCTCCGCGCCGTTCAGGCATTCTACCCTGCTGCCGGTACTGAAAAGTCCGTTATCTTTAACACGGGCCGCACAGGCACGGACGCAGACCTCATCGAAGTCTCGACCGCACGTCAGCAGAATCCCGAAGGTACTTGCCTTTCCCTCTGCGACTACGTCGCTCCGGCAAATGCAAATACAGCAAGCGTTTTCGCCTCTCCCGCAGGCAAGGACGTTTTCCGCGACATCGTCGGTGCATTCGCAGTGACCATGAGCGATACATTCGTCAAACGCTTGGAAAAACTCAAAGCAGAACAGGGCGGCAGCGATTACGACGTTCTCCTCATGCAGACTGTCGCCGACCGCCTCGCCGAAGCAGGTGCTGAATACTTGAGCCAGGAACTCGACCGCACAAGCGGCTGGAAGGGCATCCGCCCAGCCGTCGGTTACCCCGTGCTCCCGAACATCAAGGAAATTTTCAACGTCGCAAAACTCATCGACTTTGGCAGCGTAGGCATCAGCCTCACTGAAAATGGTGCGATGTATCCGCAAGCATCCGTAAGCGGCCTCTACATCAGCCACCCCGAAATTGATTACTTCCAGGTAAAGTTATAATGCAAATCAGAACCGCAATCACTTTTGGCTGATGTTCGATGGAGACAAGTTAATCTCGTTCGTCGATGGACTATTACGCTAAATTCGGATTTGCAAATGAAGGTGTCAGCAATTCCGTCCACGGCGGAGTCGTCTGGTACCAAATGCGCCTTACGTTTTAGCTTCAGCCTTCCACGGCGTAAGCCCAACAACCTGATCGACAGGGAGTGCAAATGCAATTCCCTGCCCCATCGTATTCAGGCCCGCTTTTTCGTACAAAGCGTGCAGCACAGCATCCTTCACGT
This is a stretch of genomic DNA from Fibrobacter sp. UWB13. It encodes these proteins:
- the leuS gene encoding leucine--tRNA ligase; translation: MAKYNPQEIETKWQAYWEEHQTFKTGEDKSKPKYYCLDMFPYPSGAGLHVGHPEGYTATDIICRYKRSRGFNVLHPMGWDAFGLPAEQYAIQTGTHPAITTKKNCDNFRRQIKRLGLSYDWNKEVNTTDPKYYKWTQWIFKRLYGTWFDEDQQKGRPIEELPIPADVEAKGKDEVRKYRDGKRLAYYADAQVWWCKHCKIVCANEEVLNDGSHEKCGTKEVERRNLKQWLMRIPLYGDRLLKGLDKLDWPQGVKDMQKNWIGKSFGAEVDFAIADANGKPTEKKLRVYTTRCDTLFGATYMVVAPEHAMVPELTTAEQKAAVEEYVHAAALKSDLDRTELAKEKTGVFTGSYAVNPLTGTKIPVWVADYVLTGYGTGAIMAVPAHDTRDFDFAKKFNLPVICIMEPDASCPEDVKPLVLKGEACWAADGTYINSQNDTLCLNGLNKKQGIAKVIEWLEANKIGKATVNYKLRDWLFSRQRYWGEPFPIIHWEDGEISTVDDSELPVLLPELKDYKPGDGGQSPLANATEWLQVVDKNGRKGIRETNTMPQWAGSCWYYLRYIDACNGDAFVAKELEKYWMPVDLYVGGAEHAVLHLLYSRFWHKVLFDLGLVSTDEPFQKLFNQGMILAFAYEDAAGSKVPTDEVEEKNGKYFKKGTDIELKQIVAKMSKSLKNVVNPDDVVRDYGADSLRLYEMFMGPLDAVKPWQTKGIEGMNRFLGRAWRSVVGDSDEAPVFVDETAPEAIEKVMHQSVIKVTNDIENMSFNTAISQLMIFNNEMMKMDKRYREPCETFVKLLHPFAPHIAEEMWSILGHNESLTNVAWPEADHSKAVENTVEVVFQVNGKVRAKASVAKDLDKAALEKLALDNERVKEFMNGKTVVKSIVVPGKLVNIVVK
- a CDS encoding outer membrane beta-barrel protein codes for the protein MVLALATSAFAQSSDDDEWVSVDSPRPASESEKSGSYDGTNDSEFANDEEYASAYARYKTQTTSRSEISKQRSEGFSQSVFLGARLQGGFNTFLGSKSDGWGAGWNVGGGLIIKISMFTKNFSIVPELTFNYRQYNYEKDMNDLYTNKARINIMLFELPIMFRYTFDQYDFFAAAGLHLGLKLMGSAEYGSEPKAGVIADKENSGMKSTTEIATTNMEVGFAIEGGYMLTRNVHLNLRIVQSFTNLLNHGLTVKQPFDEATLLTFYTNVGIAFLF
- a CDS encoding spermine synthase, which codes for MNIVIYALFALSGFAGLIYEGSWARYLKLFLGHSSYGQVLTLCIYMGGLAIGSFVAGKLVERVKRPLLGYAAVELAIGIGGIIYHPMYIWLTDYFYDSNFVAGLSSRGAEILKVVLATGSTLPIAIAVGMTFPFIAAGLMRKSGAEVSLPMLYFTNSLGSAIGILFTSYILIPELGNHITLCVAASINFLLAAVFCFIGYTTPSTYEEELEEEGAGSLATAGGDAAGVREMRAEPLNEDYVAEHKLAMPPNNMWFWIAGITGLTSFVYEIVWIRLLSLLMGSSSHSFDQMLSAFILGLAIGSAVSGKLLKKDSLVVLSLAQIFMGFFALCTLYFYKPFWEGMNVANQIFNTTNDGYVCWSIFKYALSILWMVPTSFFAGMTLPLITLILTRAFKSEAPIGKVYGWNTVGSILGSAGGGLLLLPLMQLKGSLVLAAVLDFMIGFILLVIYRKKFRYSVLFYVMTAVMILPSFFVNFDPHMITSGAFRAYKNLHPDEKIVVRDGKTATISFHESDVHYYVKTNGKADASMSKNRERPIEGDELTQAATAFMPMAMKDKPYDAAMVGFGSGMGAHYLLSDPLVRDFDCVEIEEEMMNLARGFYPWNARGYDDPRIHIFIDDAQTFFLTNRRKYDLMISVPSNPWVSGVASLFSHEFYTKMRRYMKPGGLWVQWIQTYEFNDLLFLNILKALDVAFPYVSLYKAPEEPDIIIVASDEPVMQRAIGRFSTDSTLVKEFKRIHREPDFFGEQNFLFTSKMITSLLDGVEPNSTFIPIVDNKAEEARFVHSNARIVQVFDSCEICWPEYLDSADYALRRPIKVQSMLKAGTDKYRERALLAYIKEVKKRKKVFEGISAMLDSNADDSEKGADSAAVSENVSDSATAVDSLVRPKFKVDETSPDWKKFREEYVEWMRGIPMEARDTNKVYVKVRNLVNAGALPESFVDEFNIMEAARAKNYRLAAEYVANFYEKYEVAAMDEFFLRNAILIAFLAHNPTLADVLYKEAIKPHEEFAPIEKLLIQKEIPRIRRR